One window of the Pseudofrankia sp. DC12 genome contains the following:
- a CDS encoding site-specific integrase, with amino-acid sequence MPARKGRRGAGEGAIYKDATGRWRAVVDLGWKNGKRQRKYLSGQTRAEVAEKLRKVRRQQEDGVVVVVTSGKKPLTVDQWLTFWVGHIAPARVRPSTLDGYRSKVNHRIIPALGGYKLEALQPENVEAWRDELLAEGLAPATVRQCFRILSRALKVAVQRGKVARNVCALVDAPSVERDEIQALTAGQARQILKVAADDFNPARWSVALSLGLRQGEALGLAWDAVDLVRGTLAVRQALQRRPWRHGCGETPCGKKRAGSCPARVGGGLVLVAPKSRAGRRTITLPKPLIRALRAQRDRQQKAAEQAGDLWKNEGNLVFTQPNGRPIDPARDWATWKRLLELAGVPHARLHDARHTAATLLLAQGTPARVAMEILGHSQISLTLDTYSHVVPELQRDAADRIGSALWGDDTGERDKNDEPVGDDDQDEQRS; translated from the coding sequence ATGCCCGCGCGCAAGGGCCGCCGTGGCGCTGGCGAGGGCGCGATCTACAAGGACGCCACCGGCCGCTGGCGCGCCGTTGTCGACCTCGGCTGGAAGAACGGCAAGCGGCAACGGAAGTACCTTTCCGGCCAGACCCGCGCCGAGGTCGCCGAGAAGCTCCGGAAGGTACGGCGGCAGCAAGAGGACGGCGTGGTCGTCGTGGTGACGTCCGGCAAGAAGCCGTTGACGGTCGACCAGTGGCTCACGTTCTGGGTTGGGCACATCGCCCCGGCGCGCGTCCGGCCCTCCACGCTCGACGGGTACCGCAGCAAGGTCAATCATCGGATCATTCCGGCGCTGGGCGGCTACAAGCTCGAAGCGCTCCAGCCGGAGAACGTCGAAGCCTGGCGAGACGAGCTGCTCGCCGAGGGCCTCGCTCCGGCGACCGTTCGGCAGTGCTTCCGCATTCTCAGTCGGGCGCTCAAGGTCGCGGTGCAGCGCGGAAAGGTCGCCCGGAACGTCTGCGCGCTCGTCGATGCGCCGTCGGTGGAACGCGACGAAATCCAGGCGCTGACGGCAGGGCAGGCCCGTCAAATCCTCAAGGTCGCGGCCGACGACTTCAACCCGGCCCGGTGGTCGGTCGCGCTTTCGCTGGGACTGCGTCAGGGCGAAGCGCTCGGCTTGGCCTGGGACGCGGTCGACCTCGTCCGCGGAACCCTCGCGGTCCGGCAAGCCCTCCAGCGCCGACCCTGGCGGCACGGATGCGGCGAGACGCCGTGCGGGAAGAAGCGTGCGGGAAGCTGCCCGGCCCGCGTCGGCGGGGGCTTGGTCCTCGTCGCGCCCAAGAGTCGCGCGGGCCGACGCACGATCACGCTACCGAAGCCCCTTATCCGCGCGCTGCGCGCCCAGCGCGACCGACAGCAGAAAGCCGCGGAGCAGGCCGGCGACCTGTGGAAGAACGAAGGAAACCTCGTCTTCACTCAACCAAACGGCCGTCCCATCGATCCGGCCCGCGACTGGGCCACCTGGAAACGCCTGCTCGAACTGGCCGGCGTTCCGCACGCCCGGCTGCACGACGCCCGGCACACCGCGGCCACGCTGCTCCTGGCCCAGGGAACCCCGGCCCGCGTCGCCATGGAGATCCTCGGCCACTCCCAGATCAGCCTGACCCTCGACACCTACAGCCACGTCGTCCCCGAACTGCAACGCGACGCGGCCGACCGCATCGGCTCGGCTCTCTGGGGAGACGACACGGGCGAGCGTGACAAGAACGACGAACCGGTCGGCGACGACGACCAGGACGAGCAGAGGTCCTGA